A genomic window from Phocoena sinus isolate mPhoSin1 chromosome 20, mPhoSin1.pri, whole genome shotgun sequence includes:
- the SNF8 gene encoding vacuolar-sorting protein SNF8 yields the protein MHRRGVGAGAIAKKKLAEAKYKERGTVLAEDQLAQMSKQLDMFKTNLEEFASKHKQEIRKNPEFRVQFQDMCATIGVDPLASGKGFWSEMLGVGDFYYELGVQIIEVCLALKHRNGGLITLEELHQQVLKGRGKFAQDVSQDDLIRAIKKLKALGTGFGIIPVGGTYLIQSVPAELNMDHTVVLQLAEKSGYVTVSDIKASLKWETERARQVLEHLLKEGLAWLDLQAPGEAHYWLPALFTDLYSQEITAEEAKEALP from the exons ATGCACCGCCGCGGAGTAGGAGCCGGCGCCATCGCCAAGAAGAAGCTTGCGGAG GCCAAGTATAAGGAGCGAGGGACTGTCTTGGCTGAGGACCAGCTGGCGCAG ATGTCAAAGCAGTTGGACATGTTCAAGACCAACCTGGAAGAATTTGCCAGCAAGCACAAGCAGGAGATACGGAAGAATCCTGAGTTCCGGGTGCAGTTCCAGGACATGTGTGCCACCATTGGGGTGGATCCTCTGGCCT cTGGAAAAGGATTTTGGTCTGAGATGCTAGGCGTGGGAGACTTCTATTACGAGCTGGGTGTCCAGATTATCGAAGTGTGCCTGGCCCTGAAACACCGGAATGGAG GTCTGATAACTCTGGAGGAACTACATCAACAGGTGTTAAAAGGAAGGGGCAAATTCGCCCAGGATGTCAGCCA AGACGACCTGATCAGGGCCATCAAGAAACTAAAGGCACTGGGCACTGGCTTCGGCATCATCCCTGTGGGCGGCACTTACCTCATTCAGTCTGTTCCAGCTGAGCTTAATATGGATCACACTGTGGTGCTGCAGCTGGCAGAG AAAAGTGGCTATGTGACTGTCAGTGACATCAAAGCCAGTCTTAAATGGGAGACGGAGCGAGCGCGGCAAGTGCTG GAACACCTGCTGAAGGAAGGGCTGGCTTGGCTGGACCTGCAGGCCCCAGGCGAGGCCCACTACTGGCTGCCAGCTCTCTTCACTGACCTCTACTCCCAGGAGATTACAGCTGAGGAGGCCAAAGAAGCCCTCCCCTGA